The proteins below come from a single Rhizobium tropici CIAT 899 genomic window:
- a CDS encoding disulfide bond formation protein B, translating into MSTTSPSSRAGLGYGALLTIGMIVVIGSALGFQYIGGYIPCALCLEQRQPYYYGIPVAIIAVLTAVAGLPSWITRGLLIIAGLMMLVGGGIGVYHAGVEWHFWEGPTTCSTTASSVTQNAGDLLGQLNTIKGPSCTEAALRILGLSMAGWNVVASVILAAIAFVGAKKAA; encoded by the coding sequence ATGTCCACGACTTCGCCTTCCTCCCGCGCCGGCCTCGGCTATGGCGCCCTGCTGACGATCGGCATGATCGTCGTCATCGGCTCGGCACTCGGCTTTCAGTATATTGGCGGCTATATCCCCTGCGCGCTCTGCCTGGAGCAGCGCCAACCCTATTACTACGGCATCCCCGTCGCCATCATCGCCGTACTGACGGCAGTTGCCGGCCTGCCCTCCTGGATCACCCGCGGGCTCCTCATCATCGCCGGCCTGATGATGTTGGTCGGCGGCGGCATCGGCGTCTATCACGCCGGCGTTGAATGGCATTTCTGGGAAGGCCCGACCACCTGCTCGACGACAGCAAGCAGCGTCACGCAGAATGCCGGCGACCTGCTCGGCCAGCTGAACACCATCAAGGGTCCCTCCTGCACGGAAGCAGCGCTGCGCATCCTCGGCCTGTCGATGGCCGGCTGGAATGTGGTCGCCAGCGTGATCCTGGCTGCTATTGCTTTTGTGGGTGCTAAGAAGGCTGCTTGA
- a CDS encoding HNH endonuclease — translation MTIAVSPQSLPALVLNADYRPLSYYPLSLWSWQDAIKAVFLDRVNIIAEYDQCVSSPSFSMRLPSVVCLKTYVQPSRNPAFTRFNVFLRDKFECQYCGSHDDLTFDHVIPRAHGGETTWENVVAACSPCNLRKGSKLPKQAGMFPAQKPYQPTVQDLHNNGRLFPPNYLHDSWLDYLYWDSELQP, via the coding sequence TTGACGATTGCAGTTTCCCCGCAGTCCTTGCCGGCGCTCGTGCTGAACGCTGACTACAGACCGCTGAGTTACTATCCCTTGTCGCTCTGGTCCTGGCAGGACGCGATCAAGGCGGTTTTTCTTGACCGTGTGAACATCATCGCAGAATACGATCAGTGCGTGTCCTCACCGAGCTTCTCGATGCGGCTGCCGAGCGTCGTGTGCCTGAAGACATATGTGCAGCCGTCCCGCAATCCCGCCTTTACCCGCTTCAACGTCTTCCTGCGCGACAAGTTCGAATGCCAGTATTGCGGCTCCCATGACGACCTGACCTTCGACCACGTCATCCCGCGCGCCCATGGCGGCGAGACGACCTGGGAGAACGTCGTGGCCGCCTGTTCGCCGTGCAATCTGCGCAAAGGCAGCAAGCTGCCAAAGCAGGCCGGCATGTTCCCGGCGCAGAAACCATACCAGCCGACCGTGCAGGACCTGCACAACAACGGCCGCCTGTTCCCGCCGAACTATCTGCACGACAGCTGGCTCGACTATCTCTACTGGGATTCGGAACTGCAGCCGTAG